The proteins below are encoded in one region of Alistipes indistinctus YIT 12060:
- a CDS encoding TonB-dependent receptor, protein MIKKFIRSYLILNLLLLASAAAAQTPSGVIRGTVLDAKSKQPVIGASVSVDGTAMGTATDLEGKFLLTGVPAGPSSVRISFLSYKPFTSGPLTIKGGESTELNVELVEEVSELENVVVVATRKVNSDAGLLSQMREMSLVASGTSAQAIAKTQDRDAAEVVRRIPGISILDDKFVVVRGLAQRYNNVWINGGAVPSSEADTRSFSFDILPSSQLDNMMIVKSPAPEIPGDFSGGFVLIRTKVLPEKNSIQLSYTTGFNNVTNFHDFKYNPGSAADAFGFGSASRKLRSGVPDRVDDSNTEQVDRVTKNGFREDWRVKSRRPLWDQKFNFAINRKFDRENGDRFGLVGALNYSNTNKSFLNMENSRYGIYNGDEDTKNYSYKYTDNQYTNDVKLGAMLNLSYLPAPKDENHINKYEFRNLFNQLGRNRYTEREGFQNISGYYDQQKEEFLYASRGSYTGQFAGDHRIRHTRLDWNAGYSYANKRQPDRRIVERQKDPGNGIDQYQIDQSFISRDFIRLDEHIASAAVNLSQPLNPSAERPIELKAGLYGEYKTRTYNTRAFEYKWDIGADLPQGFASLPIWEIMLPSNLGADKIHINDQSERSDNYKANNHLEAAYAAFNIPLGKFNIYAGARLELFRTAVTTYGNVSDKKRTYDYTNLLPSLNATYNFNRKSLLRLAYGMTVNRPEFRELSPSTYEDFDMYSLVMGNPNLKQAVVQNLDLRYEWYPASGEIISLGAFYKRFKNPIEWTYTDAGGSYIYSFQNALSADLYGLELEVKKDLAFMGLRNFSLAFNASWIKSNVHFPSDGIEHDRPMQGQSPYLVNTGLFYQNDKIGFSAAVLYNRIGKRIVGIGRTADSQGNTQNNTIPDIYEMPRNAVDITLSQRLSKVFELKLSGRDLLAENIDFKQFPTFTTASGTVEHREQVTKSYNPGRSFFLTVVATF, encoded by the coding sequence ATGATAAAAAAGTTTATCCGTTCTTACCTGATCCTGAATCTCCTGCTGCTGGCCTCTGCCGCCGCGGCACAAACCCCAAGCGGCGTGATCCGCGGCACGGTGCTCGACGCCAAGAGCAAACAACCCGTTATCGGCGCAAGCGTCTCAGTCGACGGCACCGCGATGGGGACCGCCACCGACCTCGAAGGAAAATTCCTGCTCACAGGCGTTCCCGCAGGCCCCAGCTCCGTCCGCATCTCCTTCCTCTCTTACAAACCTTTCACCTCCGGCCCGCTCACGATCAAAGGCGGCGAATCGACCGAACTCAATGTCGAACTGGTCGAAGAGGTGAGCGAACTGGAAAATGTCGTCGTAGTCGCCACACGTAAAGTCAACTCAGACGCGGGACTGCTCTCGCAAATGCGCGAAATGTCACTGGTGGCCAGCGGCACTTCGGCCCAGGCGATCGCCAAAACGCAGGACCGAGACGCGGCAGAAGTAGTACGCCGCATTCCGGGTATTTCGATTCTCGACGACAAGTTCGTCGTGGTACGGGGCCTCGCGCAACGCTACAACAACGTCTGGATCAACGGCGGAGCCGTTCCGAGTTCCGAAGCCGACACCCGTTCGTTTTCGTTCGACATCCTGCCCAGCAGCCAGCTCGACAACATGATGATCGTCAAATCCCCGGCGCCTGAAATTCCGGGCGACTTCTCGGGCGGTTTCGTGCTGATCCGCACGAAAGTCCTGCCCGAAAAGAATTCGATCCAGCTCTCCTACACGACCGGATTCAATAACGTGACGAATTTCCACGATTTCAAATACAATCCCGGCAGCGCTGCCGACGCTTTCGGTTTCGGCAGTGCGAGCCGCAAGCTGCGCAGCGGCGTACCCGACCGCGTGGACGACAGCAACACCGAACAGGTGGATCGGGTTACCAAAAACGGCTTCCGCGAAGACTGGCGCGTCAAGAGCCGCCGTCCGTTGTGGGATCAGAAGTTCAATTTCGCGATCAACCGTAAGTTCGACCGTGAGAACGGCGACCGTTTCGGCCTGGTCGGCGCGCTGAACTACAGCAACACGAACAAAAGCTTCCTCAACATGGAGAACTCGCGCTACGGCATCTACAACGGCGACGAGGACACGAAAAACTACTCGTACAAATACACCGACAACCAATACACGAACGACGTGAAGCTCGGCGCAATGCTGAACCTCTCGTACCTGCCGGCCCCGAAAGACGAAAACCACATCAACAAATACGAATTCCGCAACCTGTTCAACCAACTGGGCCGCAACCGTTACACCGAACGCGAAGGCTTCCAGAACATCAGCGGTTACTACGACCAGCAAAAAGAGGAGTTTCTCTACGCCTCGCGCGGCAGCTACACCGGGCAGTTCGCCGGCGACCACCGCATCCGGCACACGCGCCTGGACTGGAATGCAGGTTACTCCTACGCGAACAAACGCCAGCCCGACCGCCGCATCGTCGAGCGGCAGAAAGACCCCGGCAACGGCATCGACCAGTACCAGATCGACCAGTCGTTCATCTCACGCGACTTCATCCGCCTCGACGAGCACATCGCCTCGGCAGCCGTCAACCTCAGCCAACCGCTGAACCCGTCGGCCGAACGCCCCATCGAACTGAAAGCCGGCCTGTACGGCGAATATAAGACCCGTACTTACAACACGCGCGCTTTCGAATACAAATGGGATATAGGCGCCGACCTGCCGCAGGGTTTCGCATCGCTGCCGATTTGGGAAATCATGCTCCCGTCGAACCTCGGGGCGGACAAGATCCATATCAACGACCAAAGCGAACGCTCGGACAATTACAAGGCGAACAACCACCTCGAAGCGGCTTATGCAGCGTTCAATATCCCGCTGGGCAAATTCAACATCTATGCCGGAGCACGGCTCGAGCTCTTCCGCACGGCGGTCACCACTTACGGCAACGTCAGCGACAAAAAGCGCACTTACGACTATACGAACCTGCTTCCGTCGCTCAACGCCACTTACAACTTCAACCGCAAATCGCTGCTGCGCCTCGCTTACGGTATGACGGTCAACCGCCCCGAATTCCGGGAACTTTCGCCTTCGACCTATGAGGATTTCGACATGTACAGCCTCGTAATGGGCAACCCCAACCTGAAGCAGGCCGTCGTCCAGAACCTCGACCTGCGCTACGAATGGTACCCGGCTTCGGGAGAAATCATCTCGCTGGGGGCCTTCTACAAGCGGTTCAAGAATCCGATCGAATGGACCTACACCGATGCGGGCGGATCGTACATCTATTCGTTCCAGAATGCCCTTTCGGCAGACCTGTACGGATTGGAACTGGAGGTCAAAAAAGACCTCGCCTTTATGGGCCTGCGCAATTTCAGCCTGGCATTCAACGCCTCATGGATCAAGAGCAACGTTCACTTCCCCTCGGACGGCATCGAGCACGACCGCCCGATGCAGGGACAGTCTCCCTACCTGGTCAACACCGGCCTGTTCTACCAGAACGATAAAATCGGGTTTTCGGCCGCCGTACTTTACAACCGCATCGGCAAACGGATCGTCGGCATCGGACGCACGGCCGACTCGCAAGGCAACACGCAGAACAATACGATTCCCGACATCTATGAAATGCCGCGCAACGCGGTGGACATCACCCTCTCGCAACGGCTCTCGAAGGTATTCGAGCTGAAACTGTCAGGCCGCGACCTGCTCGCCGAGAACATCGATTTCAAGCAATTCCCGACTTTCACAACGGCAAGCGGCACCGTCGAGCACCGGGAACAGGTCACGAAGAGCTACAACCCGGGCCGCTCGTTCTTCCTCAC